In one Cupriavidus taiwanensis genomic region, the following are encoded:
- a CDS encoding LysR family transcriptional regulator encodes MEFNDLAAFVSVARAGGFRDAARISGVSASSLSIAVRRLESKLGLRLLNRTTRSVAPTEAGLRLLERLTPLFSEMESALDVLNAFRDKPSGTLKLNVPSSAAWTVLPAILPPFLEAYPDIRVELVVEDGFVDVLAIGCDAGIRYEERLEQDMVAIPIGPRVQCFATAATPGYLDRHGRPEHPRDLLSHVCLRGQFASGATPPWVFERDGEELRLDPPHRLLIRPAASIDLAISTALAGVGVIHIFEGKLRPYLDSGALEPVLEPWWQKFSGPFLYYPGRRHLPAPLRAFVDFLKALGPAD; translated from the coding sequence ATGGAATTCAACGATCTGGCCGCGTTCGTGTCAGTGGCCCGCGCCGGGGGCTTTCGGGATGCGGCGCGGATCAGCGGCGTGTCGGCGTCAAGCCTCAGCATCGCCGTGCGCCGCCTGGAGTCGAAGCTGGGCCTGCGCCTGCTCAACCGCACCACGCGCAGCGTCGCCCCGACCGAAGCGGGGCTGCGCCTGCTCGAGCGGCTCACGCCCCTGTTCAGCGAGATGGAGTCCGCGCTGGACGTCCTGAACGCCTTCCGCGACAAGCCCTCCGGCACGCTAAAGCTGAACGTGCCATCGAGTGCCGCGTGGACGGTGTTGCCAGCCATCCTCCCGCCGTTCCTGGAGGCCTACCCCGACATCCGTGTAGAGCTCGTGGTCGAGGATGGATTCGTCGACGTGCTGGCCATCGGCTGCGACGCCGGCATTCGCTACGAAGAGCGGCTCGAGCAGGACATGGTCGCCATCCCGATCGGGCCGCGCGTGCAATGCTTCGCGACGGCGGCAACGCCTGGCTATCTCGACCGGCACGGCAGGCCGGAGCACCCGCGCGATTTGCTCTCCCACGTCTGCTTGCGCGGGCAGTTCGCCAGCGGGGCCACGCCGCCGTGGGTGTTCGAGCGGGATGGGGAGGAGTTGCGGCTGGATCCGCCGCACCGGTTGCTGATCCGGCCCGCCGCGTCGATCGACCTGGCGATCAGTACGGCACTGGCTGGCGTTGGGGTCATCCACATCTTCGAGGGCAAGCTGCGGCCGTATCTCGACAGCGGGGCGCTGGAGCCGGTTCTTGAGCCTTGGTGGCAGAAGTTCTCAGGGCCGTTTCTTTACTATCCGGGGCGAAGGCATCTGCCGGCGCCGTTGCGGGCGTTCGTGGATTTCTTGAAGGCACTGGGGCCAGCGGATTGA
- a CDS encoding YdcF family protein, whose protein sequence is MPFDNLPINYLKNLAAKRSARWIRLALALVGAILLGDAVALMRMGLFNFGIVLPGSIGIAFLLLALCWDGVARWRKADPRRQLLWRAGWIAFAAWLATVAMFFYGIRSGMGVSVPAGTSVKAIVILGSGTPNCEASPTLIARLDQGLMQAQRWPEAKVVVSGGQDFGLRCVEADIMADYLVARGVAADRVIREGRSTSTEENLVFSRRLLEGQGVDAGKAIVVVTSDFHVRRAVGIAGKAGFSQTFGVGAGTPLYLRFNAWLREYFAAISSWVLREY, encoded by the coding sequence ATGCCGTTCGATAATCTGCCAATCAATTATCTGAAGAACCTCGCAGCGAAACGAAGCGCACGCTGGATCCGCCTTGCCCTGGCGCTGGTTGGCGCCATCCTGCTTGGCGACGCCGTCGCACTGATGCGCATGGGGTTATTCAACTTCGGCATTGTGTTGCCCGGGTCTATTGGTATCGCCTTCCTGTTGCTCGCCCTGTGTTGGGATGGCGTGGCACGATGGCGGAAGGCCGATCCCCGGCGACAGCTGCTTTGGCGCGCGGGATGGATTGCGTTTGCCGCATGGCTGGCCACTGTCGCGATGTTCTTTTATGGCATCCGCAGCGGCATGGGCGTCTCCGTGCCGGCTGGGACATCGGTGAAGGCGATCGTCATTCTCGGGTCAGGCACGCCTAACTGCGAGGCGTCGCCGACGTTGATTGCGCGGCTGGATCAGGGGTTGATGCAGGCGCAGCGATGGCCGGAGGCCAAGGTGGTTGTGAGCGGCGGACAGGACTTCGGGCTGCGGTGTGTCGAGGCGGACATCATGGCCGACTACCTTGTAGCGCGTGGGGTAGCGGCGGACAGGGTGATTCGCGAAGGGCGAAGTACGAGTACCGAGGAGAACCTGGTGTTCAGCCGCCGCCTGCTGGAGGGGCAGGGCGTTGATGCGGGTAAGGCAATTGTGGTGGTGACCAGCGATTTCCACGTGCGGCGAGCCGTGGGAATTGCGGGGAAGGCCGGGTTCAGCCAGACATTCGGCGTGGGAGCCGGAACGCCCTTGTACCTTCGCTTCAATGCCTGGTTGCGCGAGTACTTTGCGGCGATCAGCAGTTGGGTCCTGCGGGAATATTGA
- a CDS encoding phospholipase effector Tle1 domain-containing protein, with translation MQIDFLGLFDTVASAGIAQSMMETMVSGHGAWAQKRWLRIPGPDLVKRCVHLVSSHEVRGSFPLDMGNIIW, from the coding sequence GTGCAGATCGATTTCCTGGGACTGTTCGATACCGTGGCCTCCGCCGGCATCGCGCAGAGCATGATGGAAACGATGGTCTCCGGTCATGGCGCCTGGGCGCAAAAGCGCTGGCTGCGCATTCCCGGGCCGGACCTGGTCAAGCGCTGCGTGCATCTGGTATCCAGCCACGAAGTGCGTGGCTCATTTCCGCTGGATATGGGAAATATAATCTGGTAG
- a CDS encoding PAAR domain-containing protein, with protein sequence MPDIRYALRNGDKTSSNGTLIATGQSMFHHDVTVGVEGDYATCPACKAGGPVMNDCHPSFDIQGKQILVSGARVYCRCVARPVVIPSQSDFSIEVQTAGPHTLSLCSKGLGYGDDEVASDMRVIEQYYELVDADTDKPEYGYRYDLYIKDQPVTRNAELRETSAAVRGDVEEHIVLWLDKPTEGRA encoded by the coding sequence ATGCCTGACATTCGTTACGCACTTCGAAATGGGGATAAGACCAGTTCGAACGGGACACTTATCGCTACTGGCCAGAGCATGTTTCATCATGACGTAACGGTGGGTGTCGAAGGCGACTACGCAACCTGTCCCGCTTGCAAGGCAGGTGGGCCCGTCATGAACGATTGCCATCCTTCGTTCGACATACAGGGGAAGCAGATCCTGGTAAGTGGTGCCCGCGTCTATTGCAGGTGCGTTGCACGACCGGTGGTCATTCCTTCGCAATCCGACTTTAGTATCGAAGTGCAAACGGCCGGTCCTCACACATTGTCGCTATGCTCAAAAGGACTGGGCTATGGCGACGATGAAGTGGCCAGCGACATGCGGGTCATTGAGCAATACTACGAGCTTGTTGATGCCGATACAGACAAGCCGGAGTATGGCTACCGATATGACCTGTACATTAAGGATCAACCGGTTACGCGGAATGCCGAACTTCGCGAGACGTCTGCAGCCGTGCGCGGCGATGTCGAGGAGCACATCGTCCTATGGCTGGACAAGCCGACTGAAGGACGAGCATGA
- a CDS encoding DUF2846 domain-containing protein: MKRVTRMLIAGLAVSSLLAGCASGVKHADMAASIPTLKPNEGRVYFLRSASMFGAAIQPDLRLNNQVVGESKSGGFFFVDRPAGKYVASAATETEKTLSFVLDAGETKYVRSSPSMGLMVGRVVLELETPEKAQAELASLSYTGDAVKAPAK; encoded by the coding sequence ATGAAACGGGTTACGCGCATGCTGATCGCCGGACTGGCGGTATCGTCGCTGCTGGCTGGATGTGCTTCGGGTGTGAAACACGCCGACATGGCAGCGTCGATACCGACGCTGAAGCCGAACGAGGGTCGGGTCTACTTCCTGCGCTCGGCGTCGATGTTCGGCGCCGCGATCCAGCCGGATCTGCGTCTTAATAATCAGGTAGTGGGCGAGTCCAAGTCCGGCGGCTTTTTCTTTGTGGACCGCCCTGCCGGCAAGTATGTAGCCTCCGCTGCGACCGAAACCGAGAAGACGCTGAGCTTCGTGCTGGATGCTGGCGAGACGAAGTACGTGCGCAGCTCACCGTCGATGGGGCTGATGGTGGGCCGCGTCGTGCTGGAATTGGAAACGCCGGAAAAAGCGCAGGCCGAACTTGCTTCGCTGAGCTACACCGGCGACGCGGTCAAGGCGCCGGCGAAGTAA
- a CDS encoding DUF350 domain-containing protein, translating to MVNTMHPALAYLIYIVTGLGLLVLFLLVYARVTPHREFQLIREGNVAAALSLGGAVLGFSLTLSSSIQHNATFAMFLLWAFGAFAVQVLAYLVAARALGGVSEAISSDNRGVGAVMGVISLAVGVVNAACLT from the coding sequence ATGGTCAACACCATGCACCCGGCGCTTGCCTACCTGATCTACATCGTCACCGGCCTTGGCCTGCTGGTGCTGTTCCTGCTTGTCTATGCGCGGGTGACGCCGCATCGGGAATTCCAGCTGATCCGCGAGGGTAACGTCGCCGCGGCGCTGTCGCTGGGCGGGGCGGTGCTGGGGTTCTCGCTGACGCTGTCGTCGAGCATTCAGCATAACGCGACGTTTGCGATGTTCTTGCTGTGGGCGTTCGGGGCGTTCGCGGTGCAGGTGCTGGCTTACCTGGTGGCGGCGCGGGCGCTGGGGGGTGTCAGCGAGGCGATTTCGAGTGATAACCGGGGAGTGGGGGCGGTGATGGGGGTGATTTCGCTGGCGGTGGGGGTGGTGAATGCGGCTTGTTTGACGTGA
- a CDS encoding glutathionylspermidine synthase family protein: MQRIPQIPRRNWPRELEKVGFHFHSLDEFNVPREVDDHTFFYWREDAAYSFSKQEVETLYAAAYDLNQRCLEAVQHVIDHDLFARLAIGQDFAQLIRTSWDRDEPTLFGRFDMTLDPHGVPKLYEFNADTPTSLIESAVAQWYWKDAVQPQADQFNSLHDALVARWQWLRNHYRNASLLHLACMFDSQEDICNTEYLMDTALQAGWPVKLVDLQEIGTDGRGNFYDADNVPMEVVFKLYPWEWMATSDYRDQLAHSPVRWVEPPWKALLSNKAILPILWELFPGHPNLIEASFDPGHFAGKPHAKKPFLSREGESVTLVTPEGDRVHNPGEYGEEGFIYQAYEPARRFDGRYTTLGVWIVDDVPSGLCVREESGPIAKNTSFFVPHYFTNA; encoded by the coding sequence ATGCAACGCATCCCGCAAATCCCGCGCCGCAACTGGCCGCGCGAACTCGAGAAGGTAGGCTTCCACTTCCATTCGCTGGACGAGTTCAACGTCCCGCGCGAAGTCGATGACCACACCTTCTTCTACTGGCGCGAAGACGCCGCCTACTCGTTCAGCAAGCAGGAGGTGGAAACGCTCTATGCCGCCGCGTACGACCTGAACCAGCGCTGCCTGGAAGCCGTGCAGCACGTGATCGACCACGACCTGTTCGCGCGCCTGGCCATCGGCCAGGACTTCGCGCAACTGATCCGCACCTCGTGGGACCGCGACGAGCCCACGCTGTTCGGCCGCTTCGACATGACGCTGGACCCGCACGGCGTGCCGAAGCTATACGAGTTCAACGCCGACACCCCGACCTCGCTGATCGAATCCGCGGTGGCGCAGTGGTACTGGAAAGACGCCGTGCAACCGCAGGCCGACCAGTTCAACAGCCTGCACGACGCACTGGTGGCGCGCTGGCAGTGGCTGCGCAACCACTACCGCAACGCCAGCCTGCTGCACCTGGCGTGCATGTTCGACAGCCAGGAAGACATCTGCAACACCGAGTACCTGATGGACACCGCGCTGCAGGCCGGCTGGCCGGTCAAGCTGGTCGACCTGCAGGAGATCGGCACCGACGGCCGCGGCAACTTCTACGATGCCGACAACGTGCCGATGGAAGTCGTGTTCAAGCTCTACCCGTGGGAATGGATGGCCACCTCCGACTACCGCGACCAGCTCGCGCACAGCCCCGTGCGCTGGGTCGAGCCGCCATGGAAGGCATTGCTGTCCAACAAGGCCATCCTGCCGATCCTGTGGGAGCTGTTCCCGGGACACCCGAACCTGATCGAAGCCAGCTTCGATCCAGGCCACTTCGCCGGCAAGCCACACGCGAAGAAACCCTTCCTGTCGCGCGAAGGCGAAAGCGTGACGCTGGTCACCCCGGAAGGCGACCGCGTTCACAACCCCGGCGAGTATGGCGAGGAAGGCTTCATCTACCAGGCCTACGAACCGGCGCGGCGCTTTGACGGCCGCTACACCACGCTCGGCGTCTGGATCGTCGACGACGTGCCCAGCGGCCTGTGCGTGCGCGAAGAATCCGGGCCCATCGCCAAGAACACCAGCTTCTTCGTCCCCCACTACTTCACCAACGCGTAG
- a CDS encoding saccharopine dehydrogenase NADP-binding domain-containing protein — MIEHIVIVGFGCVGQAVLPLLERAWPRAAITVVDRVLDHARQALITRHRLHAIHAAITAANFEATLAPLLGPGAFLLNLAPSVCSRDLIALAQAHGAFYVDAGIEPWNYEADAQASHLSNYALRHEMLAFARGRETQPTALVAHGANPGLVSVLVKAALMALAGKAGMHPPEPRDRAGWAALARALDIRVVQVAEYDSQQAPGYPRDGEFANTWSAEGFITECLQDAELGWGSHEPALPPDGYRHGYGSGAAIALERPGHRTRVRSWSPVHGPFDAYLITHNESISIAEYLTDTRAGQPLYRPTVYYAYRPTAATQASMQWLDDRAAPRVRGERILRDEIRCGEDELGVLLMSGRHGAVWHGSRLSVQRARALAPYNTATSLQVASSLAAGMQWMLANPSRGVVESEALDFGPVLADAAHWWAPLSVAFTDWLPRPGATSLAFTDFLLDGAKVRPDAALLPLAC; from the coding sequence GTGATCGAACACATCGTTATCGTCGGTTTTGGCTGCGTCGGCCAGGCCGTGCTGCCGTTGCTGGAGCGAGCCTGGCCGCGGGCGGCGATCACCGTGGTCGACCGCGTGCTGGACCACGCCCGCCAGGCGCTGATCACCAGGCACCGGCTGCACGCCATCCACGCCGCTATCACCGCGGCCAATTTCGAAGCCACGCTGGCGCCGCTGTTGGGTCCCGGCGCCTTCCTGCTGAACCTGGCCCCGTCCGTCTGCAGCCGCGACCTGATCGCGCTGGCGCAGGCGCATGGCGCGTTCTATGTCGATGCCGGCATCGAACCGTGGAACTATGAAGCCGATGCGCAGGCCTCGCACCTGAGCAACTACGCGCTGCGCCACGAGATGCTGGCCTTCGCCCGCGGCCGCGAGACCCAGCCGACCGCGCTGGTGGCGCATGGCGCCAATCCCGGACTGGTTTCGGTGCTGGTCAAGGCCGCGCTGATGGCACTGGCCGGCAAGGCGGGAATGCATCCGCCGGAGCCCCGGGACCGCGCCGGGTGGGCCGCGCTGGCACGCGCGCTGGATATACGCGTCGTGCAGGTGGCCGAATACGACAGCCAGCAGGCCCCCGGCTATCCGCGCGACGGCGAGTTCGCCAATACGTGGTCCGCCGAAGGCTTTATCACCGAATGCCTGCAGGATGCCGAACTCGGCTGGGGCAGCCATGAGCCGGCGCTGCCGCCCGACGGCTATCGCCACGGCTACGGCAGCGGCGCGGCGATCGCACTGGAACGGCCAGGCCACCGCACGCGCGTGCGCTCGTGGTCGCCGGTGCATGGCCCCTTCGACGCCTACCTGATCACCCACAACGAATCGATCTCGATCGCCGAGTACCTGACCGACACCCGCGCCGGCCAGCCGCTGTATCGCCCCACCGTTTACTACGCCTACCGCCCCACCGCCGCCACGCAGGCCTCGATGCAATGGCTCGACGACCGCGCCGCCCCGCGCGTGCGCGGCGAACGCATCCTGCGCGACGAGATCCGGTGCGGCGAAGATGAACTCGGCGTGCTGCTGATGAGCGGCCGGCACGGCGCGGTCTGGCATGGCTCGCGCCTGTCGGTGCAACGCGCGCGCGCGCTGGCGCCGTACAACACCGCCACCAGCCTGCAGGTGGCATCGAGCCTGGCCGCCGGCATGCAGTGGATGCTGGCCAATCCGTCGCGCGGCGTGGTGGAATCCGAGGCGCTGGACTTCGGCCCCGTGCTGGCCGATGCCGCCCACTGGTGGGCGCCGCTCAGCGTGGCATTCACCGACTGGCTGCCGCGGCCCGGCGCCACCTCGCTCGCCTTCACCGACTTCCTGCTGGACGGCGCCAAGGTCCGGCCCGATGCCGCTCTCCTGCCCCTTGCCTGCTGA
- the hutG gene encoding formimidoylglutamase yields MAVAQNPWQGRVDHGEQGDTTRLFRIVQALDSAETAPLDHAPVLLGFRCDAGVLRNQGRPGAAQGPDAIRQALANVPAHGLPVLYDAGNVDCDDGELESAQQALAGAVHAVLARGGVPLVLGGGHEVAWGTWQGLRAHLDAQHDGGRVLIVNIDAHFDLRTSRPASSGTPFDQIAHACAERGQPFDYVCLGVSRLSNTPALFSRAEALGVCYVEDVDMQERDLAARLAELSARIDAADHVYLTIDLDALPGAVMPGVSAPAAYGVPLPVVEEVARLVRRSGKLRVADLAEYNPQYDRDQLGARVAARLAWRLLR; encoded by the coding sequence ATGGCAGTGGCACAGAACCCCTGGCAAGGCCGTGTCGACCACGGCGAGCAAGGCGACACCACGCGGCTGTTCCGCATCGTGCAGGCGCTGGATAGCGCGGAAACCGCACCGCTGGACCACGCGCCGGTGTTGCTCGGCTTCCGCTGCGATGCCGGCGTGCTGCGCAACCAGGGCCGCCCCGGCGCGGCCCAGGGCCCCGACGCCATCCGCCAGGCGCTGGCCAACGTGCCGGCGCACGGCCTGCCGGTGCTGTATGACGCCGGCAATGTCGACTGCGACGACGGCGAGCTCGAATCGGCGCAGCAGGCGCTGGCAGGGGCCGTGCACGCGGTGCTGGCGCGCGGCGGCGTTCCGCTGGTGCTGGGCGGCGGCCATGAGGTGGCATGGGGCACGTGGCAGGGCCTGCGTGCGCACCTCGATGCGCAGCATGATGGCGGGCGCGTGCTGATCGTCAATATCGACGCCCACTTCGACCTGCGCACCAGCCGGCCCGCCAGTTCCGGCACGCCCTTCGACCAGATCGCCCACGCCTGTGCCGAACGCGGCCAGCCGTTCGACTATGTCTGCCTGGGTGTCAGCCGCCTCAGCAATACGCCGGCGCTGTTCAGTCGCGCCGAGGCGCTGGGCGTCTGCTATGTCGAAGACGTCGACATGCAGGAACGCGACCTCGCCGCGCGCCTGGCCGAGCTGTCGGCCCGCATCGATGCCGCCGACCATGTGTACCTGACCATCGACCTCGACGCGCTGCCGGGCGCGGTGATGCCCGGCGTGTCGGCGCCCGCCGCCTACGGCGTGCCGTTGCCGGTGGTTGAGGAAGTGGCCCGGCTGGTCCGCCGCAGCGGCAAGCTGCGCGTCGCCGACCTCGCCGAGTACAACCCCCAGTACGATCGCGACCAGCTGGGCGCGCGCGTGGCGGCCCGGCTGGCCTGGCGCCTGTTGCGCTGA